A single Anabrus simplex isolate iqAnaSimp1 chromosome 10, ASM4041472v1, whole genome shotgun sequence DNA region contains:
- the TORIP gene encoding uncharacterized protein TORIP isoform X1: MRTNFTRPPASPKPRPHIHHMDEVEETDVMDVQRSPRLPRHTRPLNEAYGRQSSPRVKKRKPRSQTGQESDEDSTSDQEDTSFSIGGLPYKPEGALPVRHDLRNLTKQITGSKPKSRNIEDGMLIFIFLCFLVVLFVVLVSWGYLSPSDNKHENLEFSTAEYQLRKELKVLREKFPSQAVNLWSSFMGGIKKIVEDEPNKPSVFLLLHQEDRGTSECLAKEVGKAAAKFLKDGSQDLVEIDGSELKNNRSFLEDYGVFTDQFRSSMERIGVMIVNNLQEIPATIAQTFHTFCDEVNPLVEKAVYFFTLRTTSTSRKSPVEVAEETLTSLWKNHLDRDRMDPLIVRMTSEVVVIKQEEKTPCKE; this comes from the coding sequence CGACCTCCAGCCTCACCCAAGCCCAGGCCACACATACATCATATGGATGAAGTGGAAGAAACAGATGTTATGGACGTTCAACGGTCACCCCGTCTACCTCGTCATACACGTCCATTAAATGAGGCTTACGGTAGACAATCCTCGCCACGTGTGAAGAAGCGCAAACCAAGGTCACAAACCGGGCAAGAATCTGATGAAGACAGTACCTCAGATCAGGAAGATACGAGCTTTAGTATTGGAGGATTACCGTACAAGCCTGAAGGAGCTTTACCCGTGCGTCACGACTTACGAAATCTGACTAAACAGATCACTGGCAGTAAACCTAAGAGTCGGAATATAGAGGATggaatgttaattttcatttttctgtGTTTCTTGGTTGTGCTGTTTGTGGTTCTTGTATCATGGGGGTATCTCTCACCATCAGACAACAAGCATGAAAATCTTGAATTCTCAACTGCTGAATATCAACTGAGGAAAGAACTTAAGGTTCTGAGAGAAAAATTCCCTTCACAGGCAGTTAATCTGTGGAGTTCTTTTATGGGGGGAATCAAGAAGATTGTAGAGGATGAACCTAACAAGCCGTCAGTCTTCTTATTGCTACACCAGGAGGATAGAGGCACATCAGAATGTTTGGCGAAAGAGGTTGGGAAGGCAGCTGCTAAGTTTCTCAAAGATGGGAGTCAAGATCTTGTCGAGATTGATGGCTCAGAGCTGAAGAACAACAGATCTTTTCTTGAAGATTATGGTGTTTTTACTGATCAGTTTAGGTCTAGCATGGAGAGAATTGGTGTGATGATAGTTAATAACCTTCAGGAAATACCTGCAACCATTGCACAGACATTTCACACATTTTGTGATGAAGTGAATCCTCTGGTGGAGAAAGCAGTATATTTCTTCACTCTGAGAACAACCAGCACAAGCAGGAAATCTCCTGTTGAAGTAGCTGAAGAAACTCTCACCAGCCTTTGGAAGAATCACCTAGATCGTGACCGAATGGATCCTCTTATTGTAAGAATGACCAGTGAAGTGGTTGTCATTAAACAAGAGGAAAAGACACCTTGTAAGGAGTGA
- the TORIP gene encoding uncharacterized protein TORIP isoform X2 gives MDEVEETDVMDVQRSPRLPRHTRPLNEAYGRQSSPRVKKRKPRSQTGQESDEDSTSDQEDTSFSIGGLPYKPEGALPVRHDLRNLTKQITGSKPKSRNIEDGMLIFIFLCFLVVLFVVLVSWGYLSPSDNKHENLEFSTAEYQLRKELKVLREKFPSQAVNLWSSFMGGIKKIVEDEPNKPSVFLLLHQEDRGTSECLAKEVGKAAAKFLKDGSQDLVEIDGSELKNNRSFLEDYGVFTDQFRSSMERIGVMIVNNLQEIPATIAQTFHTFCDEVNPLVEKAVYFFTLRTTSTSRKSPVEVAEETLTSLWKNHLDRDRMDPLIVRMTSEVVVIKQEEKTPCKE, from the coding sequence ATGGATGAAGTGGAAGAAACAGATGTTATGGACGTTCAACGGTCACCCCGTCTACCTCGTCATACACGTCCATTAAATGAGGCTTACGGTAGACAATCCTCGCCACGTGTGAAGAAGCGCAAACCAAGGTCACAAACCGGGCAAGAATCTGATGAAGACAGTACCTCAGATCAGGAAGATACGAGCTTTAGTATTGGAGGATTACCGTACAAGCCTGAAGGAGCTTTACCCGTGCGTCACGACTTACGAAATCTGACTAAACAGATCACTGGCAGTAAACCTAAGAGTCGGAATATAGAGGATggaatgttaattttcatttttctgtGTTTCTTGGTTGTGCTGTTTGTGGTTCTTGTATCATGGGGGTATCTCTCACCATCAGACAACAAGCATGAAAATCTTGAATTCTCAACTGCTGAATATCAACTGAGGAAAGAACTTAAGGTTCTGAGAGAAAAATTCCCTTCACAGGCAGTTAATCTGTGGAGTTCTTTTATGGGGGGAATCAAGAAGATTGTAGAGGATGAACCTAACAAGCCGTCAGTCTTCTTATTGCTACACCAGGAGGATAGAGGCACATCAGAATGTTTGGCGAAAGAGGTTGGGAAGGCAGCTGCTAAGTTTCTCAAAGATGGGAGTCAAGATCTTGTCGAGATTGATGGCTCAGAGCTGAAGAACAACAGATCTTTTCTTGAAGATTATGGTGTTTTTACTGATCAGTTTAGGTCTAGCATGGAGAGAATTGGTGTGATGATAGTTAATAACCTTCAGGAAATACCTGCAACCATTGCACAGACATTTCACACATTTTGTGATGAAGTGAATCCTCTGGTGGAGAAAGCAGTATATTTCTTCACTCTGAGAACAACCAGCACAAGCAGGAAATCTCCTGTTGAAGTAGCTGAAGAAACTCTCACCAGCCTTTGGAAGAATCACCTAGATCGTGACCGAATGGATCCTCTTATTGTAAGAATGACCAGTGAAGTGGTTGTCATTAAACAAGAGGAAAAGACACCTTGTAAGGAGTGA